One Spinacia oleracea cultivar Varoflay chromosome 4, BTI_SOV_V1, whole genome shotgun sequence DNA segment encodes these proteins:
- the LOC110799618 gene encoding uncharacterized protein isoform X2, with translation MSSYNRLMIHRLADIFGFAHESVGEGNDRHLVLQQCLETSIPPILVSDILWQYDASDCPSLPYQLLRRDDACTVLKMNITSSPNFVEREAAYLAARERIFGMNEVDAKEAAIQRPRNVPVVARRMIAHALGQRINHCSQDQGDDDVGHSNGQSVVDDIERRIKYDLDLHQETSSDFNVSPDKNVKCINAEGDCLPAAQENLLRKASDRNSSGGGPRPSGIPKLSMREENMGAAKRMFAHALGIPASKEGVSRGK, from the exons ATGAGTTCATATAACCGCCTAATGATCCATCGTCTTGCTGACATTTTTGG ATTTGCTCATGAATCCGTCGGCGAGGGAAATGATCGTCACTTGGTTTTGCAACAATGCTTGGAGACATCAAT ACCTCCGATACTTGTTAGTGATATTCTCTGGCAGTATGATGCATCTGACTGTCCATCATTGCCCTACCAACTATTGAGAAGAGATGATGCATGCACCG TGTTGAAGATGAACATAACCTCCTCCCCAAATTTTGTTGAGAGAGAAGCAGCTTATCTAGCTGCACGTGAACGCATATTTGGTATGAACGAAGTTGATGCAAAAGAAGCTGCAATACAACGGCCAAGAAATGTTCCTGTTGTTGCCCGTCGCATGATTGCCCATGCACTCGGCCAAAGAATTAATCACTGCAGTCAGGACCaaggtgatgatgatgttggaCATTCTAATGGGCAGTCTGTTGTGGATGACATTGAAAGAAGGATCAAATATGATTTAGATTTGCATCAAGAAACCTCATCCGACTTCAATGTTTCCCCTGACAAAAATGTCAAATGCATTAATGCAGAAGGTGATTGTTTGCCTGCTGCTCAAGAAAATTTATTGCGGAAGGCATCAGACAGAAATTCTTCTGGTGGTGGTCCTAGACCTAGTGGAATCCCTAAACTAAGCATGAGAGAGGAAAACATGGGAGCTGCAAAAAGGATGTTTGCTCATGCCCTGGGTATACCAGCTTCAAAAGAAGGCGTCTCTCGCGGAAAATGA
- the LOC110799611 gene encoding wall-associated receptor kinase-like 10, producing the protein MIRLKKRSSLVDDLSFRRMSHTGCPKKRNLEPERKLQMGQTLTKNKRKPKFESREEYFIKNGGILLEKKFALSRGQHMVAGQLKIFSNEVIEKATNYYDTDLILGSSNLRTVYKGTLEGRFVAVKAPQLLDPHPGLLHHHLTEASMSMVMNHENVVKLYGCCLETSIPTLVHEYFPNGSLFEHLHMDTASSKHMQWADRLRVATETGYALSYMHTALSNPVVRHPQKDGLLKEF; encoded by the exons ATGATCAGATTAAAGAAACGAAGCAGCCTAGTGGATGATCTCTCTTTCCGGCGCATGAGTCACACAG GCTGTCCTAAGAAAAGAAATCTTGAGCCAGAAAGGAAATTGCAGATGGGTCAAACACTAACAAAGAACAAGAGAAAACCGAAGTTTGAATCCAGGGAGGAGTACTTCATTAAAAATGGAGGTATTTTGCTGGAAAAAAAATTCGCTCTGAGCCGAGGTCAACACATGGTAGCAGGGCAGCTGAAAATTTTCTCAAATGAAGTTATCGAGAAGGCTACAAACTACTATGACACAGATCTCATTCTTGGGAGTAGTAACCTAAGAACTGTCTATAAAGGAACTCTTGAAGGTCGTTTTGTAGCAGTGAAAGCCCCACAACTCTTAGATCCACATCCTGGTCTTCTTCATCATCATTTAACTGAAGCTTCAATGTCAATGGTGATGAATCATGAAAACGTGGTGAAACTGTATGGTTGTTGCCTCGAGACTTCTATCCCAACACTAGTGCATGAATACTTCCCAAATGGAAGCCTCTTTGAACATCTACACATGGATACTGCATCTAGCAAGCATATGCAATGGGCTGATCGTTTAAGAGTTGCAACAGAGACAGGTTATGCACTATCATATATGCATACTGCCTTATCAAATCCAGTG GTGAGACACCCCCAAAAAGATGGCCTGTTGAAGGAGTTTTAG
- the LOC130459138 gene encoding wall-associated receptor kinase-like 17, producing the protein MGQAQTKRNKNKNKKNPKFDSLEEYFIKNGGILLEKQIALSQGQHKGAGQLKIFSSKDITKATNNYDPDLIVGRNSHHTVYKTTIEDRMVAIQAPSKRESNPELIDLTLTEACTVMVMNHDNMVKLYGCCLETFVPIPVYEFLNTDLFHHLHGDTASSKCIKWADRLRVATDTAYALSYMHNALAKPVVHRDVNSSSVLLDFSCNAKLANFAYSVSITPGEKPQRWPIEGTPGYIDPEYVETHEVTDKCDVYSFGVLLLELLTRRSPCLMMARGGTDLVGLVVSMVERNCLIEMVDSEVLEQASLDEIEQVAKLAMICVAKKGVERPTMVEVVTRLWQIKGRELN; encoded by the coding sequence ATGGGTCAAGCTCAAACAAAGAGgaacaaaaacaagaataagaaaaacCCAAAGTTTGATTCTTTGGAGGAGTATTTCATTAAAAATGGAGGTATTTTGCTAGAAAAACAAATTGCTCTGAGTCAAGGCCAACATAAAGGAGCTGGGCAGCTGAAAATTTTCTCAAGTAAGGATATTACAAAGGCTACTAACAACTATGACCCTGATCTCATTGTTGGAAGAAATTCTCATCATACCGTCTATAAAACAACCATTGAAGATCGTATGGTAGCCATCCAAGCTCCGTCAAAGCGAGAGTCAAATCCCGAACTGATTGATTTAACCTTGACTGAAGCCTGTACAGTGATGGTCATGAATCATGACAATATGGTAAAACTCTATGGTTGTTGCCTCGAGACTTTTGTACCAATACCAGTTTACGAGTTCTTAAATACTGACCTTTTTCATCATTTACATGGTGATACTGCATCCAGTAAGTGTATAAAGTGGGCTGATCGTTTGAGGGTCGCAACTGATACAGCCTACGCGCTATCTTATATGCATAATGCCTTGGCAAAGCCGGTAGTGCACAGGGATGTTAATTCATCTAGTGTGCTTCTTGATTTTTCGTGTAATGCTAAACTGGCTAACTTTGCGTACTCTGTATCAATTACTCCAGGGGAAAAGCCTCAAAGGTGGCCTATTGAAGGAACACCGGGATATATTGATCCCGAGTATGTAGAAACTCATGAGGTGACTGATAAGTGTGATGTTTATAGTTTCGGTGTTTTGTTGTTGGAGTTGTTAACTAGAAGGTCTCCTTGTTTGATGATGGCTAGAGGTGGGACAGATTTGGTTGGTTTGGTTGTTTCTATGGTGGAAAGAAATTGCTTGATTGAAATGGTTGACAGTGAGGTGTTGGAACAAGCTAGTTTGGATGAGATAGAACAGGTTGCGAAGCTTGCAATGATATGTGTAGCTAAGAAAGGAGTTGAGAGACCAACTATGGTTGAAGTTGTTACGCGGCTTTGGCAGATAAAAGGTCGAGAGCTGAACTGA
- the LOC110799618 gene encoding uncharacterized protein isoform X1, producing the protein MSMTQFAMVEELGSLIKDNYSSRHLVLAVEDALVNYLQDGPSPGRILELEPMSSYNRLMIHRLADIFGFAHESVGEGNDRHLVLQQCLETSIPPILVSDILWQYDASDCPSLPYQLLRRDDACTVLKMNITSSPNFVEREAAYLAARERIFGMNEVDAKEAAIQRPRNVPVVARRMIAHALGQRINHCSQDQGDDDVGHSNGQSVVDDIERRIKYDLDLHQETSSDFNVSPDKNVKCINAEGDCLPAAQENLLRKASDRNSSGGGPRPSGIPKLSMREENMGAAKRMFAHALGIPASKEGVSRGK; encoded by the exons ATGAGTATGACTCAGTTTGCAATG GTCGAGGAACTTGGTTCCCTCATAAAGGATAACTATTCTAGCAGGCATCTTGTCCTGGCAGTTGAAGATGCCTTGGTGAATTACCTTCAGGATGGTCCGAG TCCAGGTAGAATCCTTGAGCTGGAACCCATGAGTTCATATAACCGCCTAATGATCCATCGTCTTGCTGACATTTTTGG ATTTGCTCATGAATCCGTCGGCGAGGGAAATGATCGTCACTTGGTTTTGCAACAATGCTTGGAGACATCAAT ACCTCCGATACTTGTTAGTGATATTCTCTGGCAGTATGATGCATCTGACTGTCCATCATTGCCCTACCAACTATTGAGAAGAGATGATGCATGCACCG TGTTGAAGATGAACATAACCTCCTCCCCAAATTTTGTTGAGAGAGAAGCAGCTTATCTAGCTGCACGTGAACGCATATTTGGTATGAACGAAGTTGATGCAAAAGAAGCTGCAATACAACGGCCAAGAAATGTTCCTGTTGTTGCCCGTCGCATGATTGCCCATGCACTCGGCCAAAGAATTAATCACTGCAGTCAGGACCaaggtgatgatgatgttggaCATTCTAATGGGCAGTCTGTTGTGGATGACATTGAAAGAAGGATCAAATATGATTTAGATTTGCATCAAGAAACCTCATCCGACTTCAATGTTTCCCCTGACAAAAATGTCAAATGCATTAATGCAGAAGGTGATTGTTTGCCTGCTGCTCAAGAAAATTTATTGCGGAAGGCATCAGACAGAAATTCTTCTGGTGGTGGTCCTAGACCTAGTGGAATCCCTAAACTAAGCATGAGAGAGGAAAACATGGGAGCTGCAAAAAGGATGTTTGCTCATGCCCTGGGTATACCAGCTTCAAAAGAAGGCGTCTCTCGCGGAAAATGA